TCTGGTTGAACGCGACCGCGAGCGTGCCGATCTCATCCCTGGTCTTCGGCACGTTCACCCGTTGTTTGTAATCGCCGGCGGCCAGGGCCCCGGCCGTGGTCGACATCTGCTGTAGGGGACGGAGCGCCCGGCCGACGATCAGCGGACTCAGCAGCAAGGCCAGCAGCAGCACGAGCAACGACCCTACGACGGCAACCTCCCGGTCCAGCCGCAGCGTTTGATCGATCTCGCTGGTCGGAATGGCGAGCTGGGCCAGGCCGATCGGCCGGGTGCCGTTGCGGATTACGTTGAGCACCACGAGGTAGGTCGAGCCATCGGCAGCGGCGGCGACGTAATAGGGCCGGGGCCCGTGGAGCACCGCGTTGCGGTACTCCTGGGTGGTGAGGCTCGGGGGGTCCAGCGTGGCAAACAGGGTCGCCGGCGACGATGTGACCCAGCCCCCGTTCACGTCGATGATGGTCGCGGCCGTCCGGCGGGAACTCAGTTCGAGGCTGAACGTCTGCGACAGGATCAGCGCGCGCAGCGTGGCCGCCGGCCGGCTCGCGTTCTGCCTGCGGAAGGCGGTGAAGACGGCGTTGTACTCGCTCACAAGCACATCGGCGTTGGTTCGAAACAGGACCTCCCGTGCGGCGAAATACTGGGCGACGCCGGCGGCCAACAACAAGACGGCGAGCAGGCCGAGGTAGAGGAACGTGAGTCGCCAGCGCAGCGATCGAAAGCGTGACATGGCTAGCCGCGCCCACCGCGGCGCGACTGCAGGTTCATGCCTTGATCCGGTACCCGACTCCCCTTACCGTCTGGATCAACTGGTGCTGCTCATCGCCAAGCTTTTGCCGGAGATAGCGAATGTAAACCTCGACGTTGTTCGCGTCGCCGAAGAAGTTATAACCCCAGACCTGATCGAGAATGCGATCCCGGGGCAGGACCTGGTTCGGATGCATCATCAGCAGTCGCAAGAGGTCGAACTCGCGAGCCGATAGATCGATGGCACGGCCGTCCCGTTTGACTTCGCGCGTCGTCTCATCCATCGTGACGTCCTGTACCTGAAGTTGCGGACCGGCATTCGGATTCCGGCGTCGCATGACGGCGCGGATCCGCGCGAGCAGTTCACCGAAGTCGAACGGCTTGACCAGGTAATCGTCGGCACCGACCTCGAGCCCCTTGATCCGATCCTGGACCTCGTCCTTGGCGGACAGGATGATGACACCGGTGTCCTTGTTGCCACGGATCGCTTCGGCGACGGCCAGGCCGTCCAGCTTCGGCATCATGATGTCGAGCACCACCACGTGCGGCCTGAACTCACTAATCATGCGCAGGGCCGCCTGCCCATCCGGTGCGGTCTGTACCTGGAAACCCTCGTACTGCAAGCCGAGACGGATGAAGTCGACGATGCTCCGCTCGTCATCGACGACCAGCACCCGCGGGCTGCGTGAGGCCGAAGGCTCCGGGGCGGTTTCTGCCATTTCGAGTCTCAATATAACGGCAGTTTTAGCGAAATCCCATCTTCTCGCCGGCTTCTCAGCCGGCTTTAAGGGAGGGTGTTGAGGGAGTCCTTGAGTAAGCTCTTTCGGTGCAGCCGGGTGACGCGCCTCAGCGCCCAACGGTAGGTCGCCGGCGCTCCTGGCTCATACCGTTGCTGGTGGGCGGCTACCTGGCGGCGGTGACGCTCTTCATGGTCTTCGTCCTCCACCTTTCCGTTTCGCCCGAACGCTTCCTCCTCCTGATGTTGATCGCTGCGCTGATTCTGGGCCGGGCCAAACTGTTTCTCGCGGACTGGATCCCATTTCTCGTGCTGTTCCTGTCCTACGAGTACCTGCGCGGCTTGGGCGGCAAGCTCGGCATGCCAATCCACGACGTCACCTCGCTCGAGCGGCTGGTCAGCTTCGGGCAGGTGCCGACGCTGGTCCTGCAGCAGGCCTTCTACCATGCGGGCCACCTGAGCTGGTACGACATCGCCGCCACGATGTTCTATTTCCTGCACTTTGCATTTCCGCTCGGGCTCGGCTATCTCTTCTGGGTCGTCGACCGGCGGACCTTCTTACGATTCTCCAGGGCCTTGATCGCAATGTCGTTCGCCGCGTTCGTCTTCTATTTGTTGCTACCGGTCGCGCCGCCCTGGAAGGCGCTGCCCACCGTCGTCAAGATCATCGACCACACGCTGCCGAGCTTCACCGACATCCCGGGCATCCCGGTACCCGCCACCGTCTACCACTGGCTGACCCCCAACCAGTACGCCGCCATGCCGTCGCTGCACGCGGCCTACCCGCTGCTGGGTACGCTCTTCGCGCTACGGCTCTGGGGCCGCCGCGCCTGGCCGGCGCTGCTTTACACGGCGTGCGTCTGGCTGAGCATCGTGTACCTCGGCGAGCACTACGTCGTCGACATCATCGGTGCCATCATCTTTGCGTTCGCCGCGTTCTTCGGCGAGGACTGGTTCACCCAGTTCTGGCGGCGACGGCGATCCCAGCGCGAAGACGCGCAGCTGGTTACGAGTGCCAGATCTTCTTCATGATCGCGCGCGCCAGCTTGTCGGGATCGTGATGGGTTGAGATCCGTGGATTGACGACGTCGACCAGCACGGCGTGGATGCTGCGCTGGCTCACCGTCGCCGGATCGTAGACCACGCGCCTGATGCCCGCCGCCTGCGCCGAAGGCGGAAGGGTGAAGTTGTTGTTGCTGTTGACCACGACGAAGTCGAAGATGTTGGTGCCCAGGTGGCTCTCGATCGCCTTCAGGTGATCGCTCACGCGGAAGGCATCGGTTTCGCCCGGCTGGGTGGCGACATTGCAGACGAAAACCTTGATCGCCGGTGAGGCCTTGAGCGCTTCGGCCATCCCGTCGACGACGAGGTTGGGCAGGATGCTGGTGTAGAGGCTGCCCGGGCCGATGATGATCATCTCGGCGTTGAGGATCGCCTCCTCGGCCTCCGGGTTGATGGTGGGCTCCGGCTGGAGAAAGACTCGTTTGATGGCGGTCGCCACCGCGACGTTACCGTCGCCATCGCCATTAGGGTGGGGGATGCTCGACTCGCCAACCCGGGTCTGGCCGTCGGCCATCTCGGCGATCAGCGTGACGTCGCGCAAAGTCGATGGCACGATCTGTCCCCGGACGGCGAGAACGCGCCCGGACTCGCGAATCGCGTGCTCGAAGTCTCCGGTGATCTCGGCCATCGCCATGATGAAGAGGTTGCCGAAGGAGTGCCCGTTGAGGCTGCCCTCCTTGAATCGGTGCTGAAAGAGCGTCGTCATCAGCGGTTCGACGTCGGCCAGCGCGGTGATGCACTGCCGGAAGTCGCCGGGGGGCAGGATCCGGTACTCGGCGCGCAGCTTGCCGGAGCTGCCGCCGTCATCCGCCACGGTCACGATCGCGGTCAGGTTGCCGGTGTACTTCTTCAGCCCGCGAAGCATGGTGGAGAGGCCCGTCCCGCCTCCCAGCGCGACCACGCGCGGCCCCTTTTGCAGGAAGCGGTAGTTGTAAATGATCTCGGAGAGCGCCCGATCCCGGCCGGGCAGGAAGGGGCCAAGGACCGACTGGGTCAGCTTGTACAACGCGTAGCCGACGAGGCCAAAGCCGAGAAGTCCGAAGAGCACGGCTCGGTAACCACGAGGGATGAACTGGAGGGTCAGCGGGCCGACGAACTGGGGGAAGTGACCGTACTGGTAAAAGTCACGCAGAAGGTAGCCGATCCCGAGGCTGATGATGACCAGGCCGACAGTCAAAAGGACCAGCCATCGCTTGACGTGGAGGCCGGGGGTGAACCAGCGCACCACCCGGGGGTTCATACGTATGGGGGCCACCGGCGCCCCAAGCTTAGCACAGCATTTTTTGAACTCAATTGCGGCCCATTTCGTTACATCCATTGGACCCTATCCGGGTCGGCGGAAGCGGGCATATAATCCAGTCAGGGTCGCCGAGCGCGAATTCGGACCCAGTTCAAAGCTAGCCGCTTCGCAGGCACAAAGGAGGTCGTCTGTCGATGGCGATCAAGGCAGAAGGCGTCACGCGCGCGACTGAAGCCCGGCGGAAGGAGCAGGCGCAGTACTGGGTCTACCTCGACGGCGAGATCAAGCGCTACGCCGACGCGCGACTGGGCCTGATGACCCATGCCCTGCACTACGGCACGGGGGTCTTCGAGGGCATCCGCGGCTACTGGAGCGCGGAACACGAGCAGCTCTTTCTCCTCAAGCTGCGGGAGCACTACCGCCGGATGCAGAACTCCGTGAAGGTGCTCAAGCTCGCGATCCCGATCAGCCTGGATGAGCTGTGCACCACCAGCATCGAGCTCATCAAGCGCAACAACTTCCGGCAGGACGTGTACATTCGACCGATCGCCTTCAAGAGCTCCGAAGAGATCGGCGTCCGTCTCCATAACCTCAAGGATTCGTTCGCTATTTACGTCAGCCCCTTCGGAAATTACGTCGACATCGAGCGCGGCATTCGCTGCATGGTGTCGAGCTGGCGGCGCATCGACGACAATGCGGCACCTGCCAGGTCCAAGATCACCGGCATCTACGTCAACTCCGCGCTCGCCAAGACCGAGGCCATGGAAAACGGTTTCGACGAGGCGATCATGCTGACCCACGAAGGCCATGTCTGCGAAGGCAGCGCCGAGAACATCTTCCTGATCCGCGACGGCAAGGTGTTTACACCGCCCACCTCGGACAACATCCTGGAAGGGCTGACCCGGCTCGCCATGATCGAGCTGCTGCGCGCCGAGCTCGACCTGGAGGTGGTGGAGCGCTCCATCGACCGCTCGGAGCTCTACATCGCCGATGAGATCTTCCTGTGCGGCACCGGCGCACAGATCTCGCCGGTGGTCGATGTCGACCGGCGGCCGATCGGCGATGGCCAGGTGGGACCGGTGGTCGACCGGCTGCAGAAGCTCTATTTCGAGATCGTGCGGGGCCGCAGCGCCAAGTACCGTCACTGGTTGACGCCCGTCTACTGACCGCCGCCGCACGCCTGCCGGCGATGGGCTGATGCGCATCGTCATCGCACCCAACGCGTTTAAGGGTTCGCTCTCCGCACTCGACGCCGCGCAGGCGATTGCCGAGGGCGTCCGGGCCGCCGCTCCAGACGCGGATATCGCGCTGGTTCCGATTGCGGACGGTGGTGACGGCACCGTCGATGCACTGGTCGCCGCGACCCGCGGAGAGCGCCGCACCCTCGGGGTTCGCGGACCGCTGGGTGATCCCGTGGACGCCGACTACGGACTGATCGACGGCGGATCGACCGCGGTGATCGAAATGGCGAAGGCGGCCGGTCTGGCGTTGGTGCCGCCAGGGAAACGCGACCCGCGGATCACGACCACCTACGGCGTCGGGGAGCTGTTGCAACATGCCTACGACGCGGGCGCCCGCCACGTCATCGTCGGCATCGGCGGCAGCGCCACCAACGACGGCGGTGCCGGTATGGCGCAGGCGCTCGGCTATCACCTCCTCGCCGAGAACGGCCACGAGCTTCCTCCGGGCGGCCTGGCGCTGAAAGGCTTGGCGCGGATCCACGTGGGAGGCGTGCACGCCAACTGGAAGGAGGCCGAGGTCGAGGTCGCCTGCGACGTCACGAACCCGCTGACGGGACCCGGCGGGGCGAGCGCCGTTTACGGCCCGCAGAAGGGGGCGACGCCGGAGATGGTGGCCGAGCTCGACGCCGCGCTACAGCATTTCGCCGAGATCATTCGGCGCGATTTGGGTGTCGACGTCGAACGGCTGCCGGGTGCCGGCGCGGCCGGCGGCCTGGGTGCCGGGCTGGTCGCCTTCACCGGAGCACGGCTCCGGCCGGGCGCCGAGATGGTGATGGAGGCGCTGCGCCTGGACGAGCGGCTCGCCGGCGCCCAGTTGGTGATCACCGGCGAGGGCCGCCTCGATTCACAAACCGCGCGCTTCGGCAAGGGGCCCGCCGCGGTGGCTCGTCACGCCCGTCAGGCGGGCATCCCGGTGCTCGCCCTGGGTGGCAGCATCGCGGATGAGGCGGAGCTGCGGCTCCTGTTCGATGGGCTGGAGGCGACCATCGTCGAGCCCGGCACCACCGATGAGGCGATCGCCCAGGCGAGGCCGCTGCTGGTGCGAGCGTCGACGCGGATGATGCGGCTGCTACTGACCGGCCGCCGCCTGGTCTGAACGCGCGCCGCCTTGTAACATCGGCCTATGCCGCACCGGCACGATGACGAGTACGTTCACCGCCACGATTTTGGTGCGGATTCGCATGTCCACCGGCTCGTCGAGGTGGTCGAGCACGCGCATGGGGCACATGGTCAAGACCCCCACGGTCACACCCACATCATCATGACCGACCGGTCCGAGCGGGCCAACGGTGACGCAGACCATCGACATCGGCTGAGGGAACCCTTTGAGCACGACCACCCGTCGAAGCCTCCCCGGCACCGCCACCGGCTCGGCGATCTCGAGCATGAGGTCGCCGACCGCCACTGGCACCCGGTCGAAATCACGGAGATCGAGCTGGTGATAGAGCCACGCAAGCCGCAGGGCCGTCAGCGAAAGTAGCGGGGGTCGCCCCAAGTCGCGTGGTGCTGGCCGGTCTGGCGTTGCTGGCGGCCGTCGCGATCGGTGCTGCTGTTTGGGTGGCTGCCTCACGGCATGCAGCGGACAGCCTGGATCCGGCGATCACCGCGAGTCTCCTGAGCCAGGGCATCACCCTTAGCGCACCGTCGACAACCAGCGTCCCAACCACGAGAGATCAGGCAATCGCGATTGCCTTGAAAGACTCCCCGAACCGCACGACGGTTAGCGGGGCGGTCCTCGCTAAAGTTCTTTT
This DNA window, taken from Candidatus Dormiibacterota bacterium, encodes the following:
- a CDS encoding ATP-binding protein — translated: MSRFRSLRWRLTFLYLGLLAVLLLAAGVAQYFAAREVLFRTNADVLVSEYNAVFTAFRRQNASRPAATLRALILSQTFSLELSSRRTAATIIDVNGGWVTSSPATLFATLDPPSLTTQEYRNAVLHGPRPYYVAAAADGSTYLVVLNVIRNGTRPIGLAQLAIPTSEIDQTLRLDREVAVVGSLLVLLLALLLSPLIVGRALRPLQQMSTTAGALAAGDYKQRVNVPKTRDEIGTLAVAFNQMAAGIDRAFEIRRQSEEQMRHFVADASHELRTPLTSIAGYIDVLGRRDVVDPETLQTSLAAMQQESARMTRLVNDLLTLTRFESGKVPSRQPVRLDQFVNQALDELSLRDKGAVVSKDLQPGVTVRADPEALKQVVTNFAQNALKYAPGAEQHWSVFQADGRAAIRLQDTGPGISRQDLPHIFERFYRGDKARDRSMGGSGLGLAIAKSIVEAHQGTIEAASEPGQGATFTAWLPLAA
- a CDS encoding glycerate kinase, with the protein product MRIVIAPNAFKGSLSALDAAQAIAEGVRAAAPDADIALVPIADGGDGTVDALVAATRGERRTLGVRGPLGDPVDADYGLIDGGSTAVIEMAKAAGLALVPPGKRDPRITTTYGVGELLQHAYDAGARHVIVGIGGSATNDGGAGMAQALGYHLLAENGHELPPGGLALKGLARIHVGGVHANWKEAEVEVACDVTNPLTGPGGASAVYGPQKGATPEMVAELDAALQHFAEIIRRDLGVDVERLPGAGAAGGLGAGLVAFTGARLRPGAEMVMEALRLDERLAGAQLVITGEGRLDSQTARFGKGPAAVARHARQAGIPVLALGGSIADEAELRLLFDGLEATIVEPGTTDEAIAQARPLLVRASTRMMRLLLTGRRLV
- a CDS encoding branched-chain amino acid transaminase, giving the protein MAIKAEGVTRATEARRKEQAQYWVYLDGEIKRYADARLGLMTHALHYGTGVFEGIRGYWSAEHEQLFLLKLREHYRRMQNSVKVLKLAIPISLDELCTTSIELIKRNNFRQDVYIRPIAFKSSEEIGVRLHNLKDSFAIYVSPFGNYVDIERGIRCMVSSWRRIDDNAAPARSKITGIYVNSALAKTEAMENGFDEAIMLTHEGHVCEGSAENIFLIRDGKVFTPPTSDNILEGLTRLAMIELLRAELDLEVVERSIDRSELYIADEIFLCGTGAQISPVVDVDRRPIGDGQVGPVVDRLQKLYFEIVRGRSAKYRHWLTPVY
- a CDS encoding gluconeogenesis factor YvcK family protein — encoded protein: MAPIRMNPRVVRWFTPGLHVKRWLVLLTVGLVIISLGIGYLLRDFYQYGHFPQFVGPLTLQFIPRGYRAVLFGLLGFGLVGYALYKLTQSVLGPFLPGRDRALSEIIYNYRFLQKGPRVVALGGGTGLSTMLRGLKKYTGNLTAIVTVADDGGSSGKLRAEYRILPPGDFRQCITALADVEPLMTTLFQHRFKEGSLNGHSFGNLFIMAMAEITGDFEHAIRESGRVLAVRGQIVPSTLRDVTLIAEMADGQTRVGESSIPHPNGDGDGNVAVATAIKRVFLQPEPTINPEAEEAILNAEMIIIGPGSLYTSILPNLVVDGMAEALKASPAIKVFVCNVATQPGETDAFRVSDHLKAIESHLGTNIFDFVVVNSNNNFTLPPSAQAAGIRRVVYDPATVSQRSIHAVLVDVVNPRISTHHDPDKLARAIMKKIWHS
- a CDS encoding phosphatase PAP2 family protein, producing MQPGDAPQRPTVGRRRSWLIPLLVGGYLAAVTLFMVFVLHLSVSPERFLLLMLIAALILGRAKLFLADWIPFLVLFLSYEYLRGLGGKLGMPIHDVTSLERLVSFGQVPTLVLQQAFYHAGHLSWYDIAATMFYFLHFAFPLGLGYLFWVVDRRTFLRFSRALIAMSFAAFVFYLLLPVAPPWKALPTVVKIIDHTLPSFTDIPGIPVPATVYHWLTPNQYAAMPSLHAAYPLLGTLFALRLWGRRAWPALLYTACVWLSIVYLGEHYVVDIIGAIIFAFAAFFGEDWFTQFWRRRRSQREDAQLVTSARSSS
- a CDS encoding response regulator transcription factor gives rise to the protein MAETAPEPSASRSPRVLVVDDERSIVDFIRLGLQYEGFQVQTAPDGQAALRMISEFRPHVVVLDIMMPKLDGLAVAEAIRGNKDTGVIILSAKDEVQDRIKGLEVGADDYLVKPFDFGELLARIRAVMRRRNPNAGPQLQVQDVTMDETTREVKRDGRAIDLSAREFDLLRLLMMHPNQVLPRDRILDQVWGYNFFGDANNVEVYIRYLRQKLGDEQHQLIQTVRGVGYRIKA